The Elephas maximus indicus isolate mEleMax1 chromosome 11, mEleMax1 primary haplotype, whole genome shotgun sequence genome contains the following window.
CGCCAGGCCCCGCCCCCGGAGGGCGGAGCCGCGGCCCGGCCAGCACGTGTAAGAGTTCGCGGCGGGTCGCCGCAGTCACTCACCTGAGCGCCGCGCTCCCAGCGCACTGCTCGCGCGTCCTCCGCCTGCCAGCCAGCCTGCCTGCCTGCTCGCCCGGCCCGCGACCCATGTCCCGCCGCAAGGCCGGCAGCGCGCCCCGCCGAGTCGACCCCGTGCCCACCGCCAACTCAGACGACGAGATGGAGATGCCGGACCTCGTCATCGAAGCGAAGCCCGAGCTAGACGCGCGGCCCCTACAGGCCCCGGGGCTGGGGCCCTTCTCCCCGAAGGAGGCGCCCGCACCGCGGCGCCCCGGAGGCGAACCCCGCCATTCCCCCGGCCCCACGCCCGCCGGGGCCGTCCTCCACGCCCTCGGCGCGAGGAGCCAGTGGGCCCTGTGGACGCGGCTGATCCCCAACTCTCTCGGTGAGCTCGTCGGCCCCGGGCCCAGCCTTCCTCCACTTTGACTCTCGGGTCGAGGGGGGGAACCCCTGCACTGGGCGCAGACCCCTCGCCCTGCCCTACCTCCCTCGGCCGGTCCTGGCCCTTAGCCCCCTTTCTGACCCTCGGGCTTCCCCTCTCCCTCGGAACCCCAGGCCCCCATCCTGGCCCCGCCCCACGCTCACCACCCGCTTCCTCCCTGCAGACCGCCAGCCATGGACCGACAAACACCCAGATCTGTTGACCTGCGGCCGCTGCCTGCAGACCTTCCCGTTGGAGGCCATCACTGCCTTCATGGaccacaagaagctggactgtcaGCTCTTCAGAGGCCCCAGACCCTGGCAGGGCTCAGGTGAGTAGAGCGGGCGTGCAGTCCCTCTCTCAAGTTCAAGGGCTGGGCTTCCTGCGAGAGAAGCGTGGCTGAGCTGGACAGGCAGGGCAGCTAGCGCGACTTCCCCTTTCTGGCTCCCCTTGGGGTGCAGCCTAGGCGTGGCCAGGGCCTGCCCCGTCCTAGCAGGGACCTgtggtggtgggggcgggggccgGGCAGGCGGGGAGGGCGGCCCACAGGGTGTGGCCAGCCCCAGAAGACTGGCCTGGGGTTTTGCCACAGGCACCCCCCCCCAATCTAGTTTCACTTCTCCTTCCCCTTGGCCAGAAATAACTGGCCAGGTGGCTGGACCAGGGTGGCAGTAGGGCGGACCTCTGGGAGGGGGCAGCGGCCTGGGGAGGGGGGTAGCCTAGACCAGCTGGAAGGGGAGGTTGCCACCCTCTCCCACCTCTTTCTCACTTCTGGTGCGTTCTGATCAGAGCCCTGGACGGGGCTTCTGTCATCTAACCCCTGATGGAATCTCCCAGTTCTGAGTGCTGGGAAGCCCCTGGTTGAGCCCGGCTCTGGGTGTCTGGATACCTGGGTTCCTTCTCTTGGGAGGGAATTAAAACCCTTAACATGGTATTGTGGCTTGTGGGGCTCATCCATATTTATGAATTTCCAGCCCTGGGGGCCCATGCCCTCCTGGGACTTTTGTGAGAAACTGTGTCATACTCAGGGCTGGGCCGAGGGAGGGTCCCCTGGTGGGAGAGTGAAGGAAGGGAAGAGCTGTGACCAGTCAGGTTTGGAGCTGGACCCCCTGCTGAGTAACAGTTGTGATGGGATTGCTGGACTAACACGCTCAGAAATGAGTGTATTTGTAGACTGGGGGGCACCTTGGAGCCGTGGGCTTATTAGTTCATGTTTACTGAGGGCTTAATACAGACCAAAGCTTTCAACCCATATTCTGGTAGctcaggaaacaggctcagagacaGGTATGTCTCACCCAAGATTCCACAGCTAGGGAGCAGGGGAggggaattcaaacccaggctagGCTGACCCTCCCTGGGGTAATTCAAACCCAGGCTAGGCTGACCCTCCCTGGCCTCTACCAGTCCTCTTGACCCCCGTATTGCATTCCAGAGGCCACTCCATCCAAGACTGTCCAGGATTTGAAAAATCTTAAAGGCAAGTGGATCTGGGACATGTCCACTGAGGAACCCAGAGAAATATCAAGTGTGGGGTGGATACAGAGGATAGGGGATCTAGGTTACTACCTCTTCACCTCTGTGTGGCTGCTAAGCCTTCTTCCCCACCTGGACCTGAAAGCTACtatgtggcacaatggttaggcacttggctgtgGTTCcctcctggcgatctgctcctgtaaagattcccaAGCCCAatttgttgccattgaattgattccaactcacagcgatctcATATATAGGACAGagatagagctgccccatcgagtttccaaagctgtcatctttttgggcgcagactgccacatttctcccaaggagcagcgctgtaaccattgtgcaaccagggctccttccatagattacagcctagaaaaccctatgggcagtctaCACTggcctttagggttgctatgagtccgaatcgacccCACAGCACACATTATTAAACCAACAGTCTTTTTTGAAAATCTAGTCCCTGCTTCCCAGGTTTCTGGATTGAAATACCAGTCCCAACCCTTtcaatctgtgtgaccttggggatgGTGcccctctgcctcagtttccccatctggaaaATAGATCTTATTTCCTGTCTTGAAGAGTGGCTGTGAGAGTGAGCTGAGGCAGGCATGGTCTAACGCACAGGAAGTGCTTACTGGACTTGGTTACCACCTCCTTAGCCAGGCCTTCCTACCACCCTGCACAGCCAAGCACTCCTGCCCCTCTCCCTGCTTTAACCTTTTCTCATGAGAATTTTCAAACCCATGAAAATAGAAGGAATCCCCGGGTACTTGGCACCCACACCACAGGTTACTTTCCTGGTTTCTTGTCTACCCACCCTCTGAGCACCAGCTTTTCTGAGAGCAGGGAGTTGTGTCTGCCTGTCTTGTGACTGCTGTGTTCTTGGCCCCCAGAATACAGCCTTTCCCACAGAAGGTATCCAGCTGGCAGCTGTTCACAGCTGTGAGCTGTGACTGCCATTATTTGATCACATAAGCAGCGAGCTCTCCTACAAACTGCCTTGCCCCTTTTTCTTCTCCAGAATGCGAGGACCTCAAAGCCTTGAGCTGCCTCCGCTGCGGCAGACAGTTCACACAAGCCTGGAAGCTGCTGTACCACGCCCAGTGGGATCACGGCCTGTCCATCTACCAGACAGAATCCGAAGCCCCCGAGACCCCGCTGCTGGGCCTGGCTGAGGTGGCTGTTGCAGTGTCCGCCGTGGTAGGGTCAGAGGTTGAGCCCAGGGGCTCCCGGGTTAGCGGCCGGCGGAGCCCCACCTGCTCTGTGTGCAAGAAGACCCTCAGCTCCTTCAGCAACCTCAAGGTGCACATGCGCTCGCACACGGGCGAGCGGCCCTATGCCTGTGACCAGTGTCCCTATGCCTGTGCCCAGAGCAGTAAGCTCAACCGCCACAAGAAGACGCATCGACAGCTGCAGCCCCAGAGCCCCTGCGCTGCCGACGCTGGTCAGGAGCAGGCCTCCGCGGCACCCCCAGAACCAGCCGCCCACGCTGCCGCTCCAGCTAGCACTCTCCAGTGCAGCGATGGGGAAGGGGGTGGAGCCGCCGCCACAGCCGGTGTCCAGGAGCCTGGGGCTCCCAGGGGTGGGGCTCAGGCAGGCCCTGGGGATGACGACTGGGGAGGTGCCACCATGGAACAGAGAGCTGACCCTGCCAAGAGCCAGAAGCCTCTGCCCAAGAAGATGCAGAAGTCCACGGGCAAGAGCCGCGGGCCAGGGGGCAGCTGTGAGTTCTGCGGAAAGCACTTCACCAACAGCAGCAACCTGACAGTGCACCGGCGCTCACACACCGGGGAGCGGCCCTACACTTGCCAGCTGTGCCCCTACGCCTGTGCACAGAGCAGCAAGCTCAACCGCCACCGCCGCATGCACGGCCTGGGGCCTGGCGGCACCTGCTTCCAGTGCCCCCACTGCTGCATTCCCTTTGGCCTGCGTGCCACCCTGGACAAGCACTTGCGACAGAAGCATGGGGAGGGGGCATCTGAGCATCGGGCTGCCCCTGTGCCCCACTCCTAATGCCACTGTTGGCCTGCCTGTCCTTCCCCTGCTGCAAGTAAATCCTTCCTCCCTAGTACTCGTTCGGACTCTTGGCTTTCTTGGGGTGTATGAGGTGGGGCAGGAGGCTCCCCTCCTTGGGTGGACGGCTGGACAGACTGGTTTGGGGTGAGGAGGTGAGGGGAAAGGCCGGCCCCCAGCGCCTGCGGCACAGCAGGACTGGCACAGAAAGCCGTGCTCCCGGTTCCTGGTGTGGGCGAGGCCAGGGCAGGGGCTGAGGCGAGGGCTGGGGAGCGGCCTGGACCTGTTGCCAGAGGCCCCCGGGCAAAGAGTCCCTGCCCAGCCTCTGCTGGGCGCAGGCCCGCACCCCATCCACACCTGCAGTCAGGTGTGGGCCCTTCCACAGCCCGATGATTGCCCGTGCCTTCACTTCCAGCACACCTGGCTGAGCCTCTGGGCTTTGTGACCCACACAGCAGTTCTCAGCAACAAGCCCAATGCTCTTGCACCATCCAGAGGTCTGGTTCCTTCAGCAAGGACTGGCTCTGCTGGCAGCACTGGCACCCGCTTGTAAACCTAGCCAGTTCCCAACCCAGGACTGCCCTGTGCCGACCACAGACCACACTGAGGCCAGGTGAAGGGAATTAAATAATGTTTGATTTTATTACTCCACCAGAGCTAAAACCAGCAGCATCACAGCTTGAACCCTACCCTCCCCTgtcccacctcccccacccccgacTCTTCTGCCTAGTGGCGGTAATGGGGGCTTCGGGAGCGGGACCGTGAGCGCCTGGAGAGAGAAAGGGGGTGGCCCTGTGAGGGTGGCTGTGAAGCAAGAAGCCTGCCCCATCCCCAACATGCTGGGGACCTGTGAGGCTTGGGTGATCAGAATCAGCTGCAGAGAGGACTGATTCCCAAGGGCCACAGGGTTGGAGTGGAGGATGAGGGCTGTGCCCTGCCTGCTACCAAAGGACAACCCTGATTTCCAGGGCAGGGAGGGCCTCAGGGAGGCAGGTGGGCTTCCTTACCTCCGGGAAGAGCTGTATTCCCGACCTGGGAAAGAAAGGAGGAGGGTGAAGACAAAGCAAAGGGCCAGGGCTCTTCCCTGACCCGAGTCAAGGCTGGACTACTGGCATTCCCTCCACCTGAGGCCACATCCACTGacaggatgggagggagagggcagTAGGGACCTGCCGcctctgccctcccctcccccgccctgGGAATGGGCATTGCACGATGACCCTGAAGCTGAAGCAGTCACACTGTGTATCACCCACTTAAGagctttgctgtggagggataaCATGAAAGGTGCCTTGGTTCCTCTAACCCTGttgacatttttctccctttaacGCCTAGAGCCCTCCAGGCTGTGGGCCACTCACTGTAGCGGGGGGAGGGCGAGCGGCTCTGCCGGCTGTACTGGCGTTCCcactcttctctctccttctctcgaCGCTCCCGCTCCCTGCAGGGGCACAGGGGAGGCAGCCAAGAGGAAGGGTGCATCCCCCTGGGAACACTGATTGCGGGGGTAGGGTGGCTGTCTGCTCTGCCCAGGATAGGTGCTGGCCACACACCAGTACAAGCAGAACAGTAACCCAAGGGGGAGGTGGTGCTATTGTCCCCATGTGGAAACGagccactgaggctcagaggggagaCCGGCTGGTGGTCAGGATCGGAACAAACCTAAGCGGGGGAGTGGATGGTTCCATCACTGCGGCCCCGGCTCAGAACACCATCTCCTACACAGGACCTATATGTTCTGAGTGCTTACTTGGCCCATGTCACCATGAACGGGCTCAGCAAACCCAACGGCTACATTTAGCGGGTGCCTCCTCCACGCCTGACCCTAAGTCCTCCGACAAGCCTCTGAGGTGGAACTGCAGTTCCCTTCCCATTTAGTAGATGAGTAGCTGAGGCTCggacaggagaaaagacccgtAGCACCGGGCAGCAGAGCCAGAATAAGAAACCGAGTTTAAGTGACCACAAATGCCAAGACCCTGACCACTCTGCTGCCCCACCTCCTCAGCCTCTGACACCCAGCACACGGTGGGCATGTGCGTTGCAGTGAATTGCTTAATATGGACCTTCCAGTCATACACAGTTTCTGTACCTCCTACCAGATGACTAGGTGGAACTACGCAAATACAGTGCTTAGGGCCCACCAAGGAGTTTAGATAGCTTGCTAAGAatgtaaataaggtacatggcacccTTGTGCGGGGTGGGtccatgcaaataagatgtatggaaccctaacaagaggattggtcagttttgccatgccACTAGGCTtgttaaaatgagccatcccagaggtggcaAGGGGGAATCTCGACACTACCATGGAaaaagtggagcatgtcctttggatctgggatccctgtgctgagaacctcctagattcaGGAGACACAAAAAGGAGCTTTAACACGGAAGACGTGCGATACAGCACACGATAGCAGGAATCAGAAGACCTGCGCAAGACAGCTGCGGTGGcgcttcccagcccacggagtgagagagctgagcagcTTGAGGcacgaggcttactggtggagtgggatgccttCGGGTACTTATTGGCAGGGCTTATAAAGCtttaacacttgcccgagcagggcagaggccaggctacGGGGCCAGAGACAGGCGTGCCCgcagcacagctgagaagagactgtcctgatggaagaagtgtatcctgagcattcctgaacctgaattgtaacctgttgcttccccaataaaccccagaatcatgagtattgtctgagttccgtgtggccactgcaatgaattatggaacccagcagagaagtagtgaGTGCTTAAGAGGgttggctggtgtcagaattagtaaaaatgggagaaggaagaggcatgtctgacctccacctcataggaatctgcCTTGGGCTGTCGATTCTCCTTCCCCCACCAGGCCATTGTTACAGCACGCAATGGACAACCGTAACAATAGCAGCTTTGAGACACCGCACCTTACTGCAGGACCCTGTGAAAGCCTGCGTGAAGGCCCTGTGGAGATGGGTGCCATTATGACCTCCATCTCACAGGGGAAGAGCCTCAGCTCCAAGAGGTAAGGCAGCTCATTCAAGGCCCTGCAGCAAGAATAGAACGGAACCAGAAACGGCTCACAAGCTACACAGTCAGCCTCCTGGCCACTGACTGACCCGCCTCCTTGACAACACGAAGCGTTACAGCCCCAGGTGCTGCCTTCCGGCCCTGCGCAGGCTGAGCCTTATGGGCACCAAGGCCCAGGCTGTTTGCACTGCAGGCTGTCCTGCTGCACACAGCATGAAGGGCAGTTCCAGAGGGCAAGTCCCCAGCCCAGGGCCACACAGAGAGGCAGGGCTGGGATTAGATCAGCTCTGAGGGCCTGGCCTCCTCGCAACACTGTGacggaaagaaaaggaaacagaggaATGAAGAGAAAAGCCCTGGTCTCCCCAGCACCAGGTGGAACCAGCCATGGGTACGGCATCAGTTCACTAACTCAACAAATGTTCACTGAGCACCAATTACATGAGTTCCAGGAGCTAAGGACACAGCACGAACACACGACAGATGCT
Protein-coding sequences here:
- the ZNF296 gene encoding zinc finger protein 296; the protein is MSRRKAGSAPRRVDPVPTANSDDEMEMPDLVIEAKPELDARPLQAPGLGPFSPKEAPAPRRPGGEPRHSPGPTPAGAVLHALGARSQWALWTRLIPNSLDRQPWTDKHPDLLTCGRCLQTFPLEAITAFMDHKKLDCQLFRGPRPWQGSECEDLKALSCLRCGRQFTQAWKLLYHAQWDHGLSIYQTESEAPETPLLGLAEVAVAVSAVVGSEVEPRGSRVSGRRSPTCSVCKKTLSSFSNLKVHMRSHTGERPYACDQCPYACAQSSKLNRHKKTHRQLQPQSPCAADAGQEQASAAPPEPAAHAAAPASTLQCSDGEGGGAAATAGVQEPGAPRGGAQAGPGDDDWGGATMEQRADPAKSQKPLPKKMQKSTGKSRGPGGSCEFCGKHFTNSSNLTVHRRSHTGERPYTCQLCPYACAQSSKLNRHRRMHGLGPGGTCFQCPHCCIPFGLRATLDKHLRQKHGEGASEHRAAPVPHS